TCGCCCCCTCGCTCATCCCGCGCCGGTCGGGTTCGCGCGTGAAGACCGACCGCATCGACGCGCGCAACCTCGCAAGACTGCACCGCGCAGGCGAGCTCACGAGCGTGCGGGTGCCCACGAACGCCGAGGAGGCCGTGCGCGACCTCATCAGGGTGCGCGAAGAGGTCAAGGCCGACCGCCGGATCGCCCGCCAGAGGATCCGCAGCTTCCTCATGCGCTACGGCAAGCGCTACCCGGGGCCGGGCGACAAGTGGCCGGTCCGCTTCGAGGTGTGGATGCGCGCTCTTCGCTTCGACGAGCCTCTCGCCCAAGAGGCCTTTGAGCAGCTCGTCGGCGCCTACTTCGTGCGCGACGCGCAGCTCGCCGCGATGGGGAGGCGCATCGAGGAGCTCGCGCTCGAGCAGCCCTTCGCGGATCCCGTCACGCTGCTTTCCGCGCTTCGCGGCATCGGCACACTTTCCGCGATGACGATCCTCGCGGAGACGTGCGACTTCTCCCGTTTCCCCGAAGCCGGAAGCTACATGGCGTTCACGGGACTGACGCCCTCCGAGCATTCGAGCGGGGCCTCTCGTCATCAGGGCTCGATCACCAAGACCGGCAACCGGCACATACGGCGTGTGCTCGTGGAATCCGCCTG
The genomic region above belongs to Actinomycetota bacterium and contains:
- a CDS encoding IS110 family transposase, whose translation is MNELTHIGLDVHKDTIAVAVLRPGTTEVDERVIPNTPEAVRRLLRRYEDPSALRTCYEAGPTGYDTHRLVSSLGIDCDVIAPSLIPRRSGSRVKTDRIDARNLARLHRAGELTSVRVPTNAEEAVRDLIRVREEVKADRRIARQRIRSFLMRYGKRYPGPGDKWPVRFEVWMRALRFDEPLAQEAFEQLVGAYFVRDAQLAAMGRRIEELALEQPFADPVTLLSALRGIGTLSAMTILAETCDFSRFPEAGSYMAFTGLTPSEHSSGASRHQGSITKTGNRHIRRVLVESAWAYRHAPAVRGKLKKRLEGQPPEVVAYSWAAQCRLNGTYRRLSAEGCAHRRGGYSTRALRLRLGTHDGQPRTGAVTTTCTRAGAILRRDPRSRYATPISAR